Proteins encoded together in one Quercus lobata isolate SW786 chromosome 3, ValleyOak3.0 Primary Assembly, whole genome shotgun sequence window:
- the LOC115979676 gene encoding TMV resistance protein N-like gives MSTQGPSTSSASSPFSTPRWKFDVFLTFRGEDTRNSFASLLYTALKQKGVLAFIDEKMERGKHILREIFEAIEGSRFTIVIFSRNYVSSAYHLEELVHIVGCREKTGMRVLPVFYNVNPSDVRRQSGIFAEAFTKHEERFKGDMEKVQMWRAALTEVANLSGWHLQDGNLSESIKSIVEIISQHLRSSFTSITRNFIGIDSSMEELFTFYSNFKDNVCMIGICGIGGSGKTTLARVFYENFHRYFGGSSFIANVREYSEKFDLLQLQQLLLADILEEKDADIRNVYHGVNMIKKRLCQKKVLIVLDDVNKLDQLENLAGEHGWFGLGSLIIITTRDKHLLDHHGVHKIYKPNPLNNDDALKLFCLKAFKKEQPDEGYMQLSQDVVCYANGYPLALITFGSFLLGRTMDTWKSALDIFKKFPKKEIFDTLKVSYDGLEDMWKEIFLDVACFFRGKMKDQVIEILETCGFDAKIGIQVLMDKSLLTIENDTLQMHDLLQEMDKEIVRRESREEPGKRSRLWLHKDLFHVLMNKTASKTIQAIVLDKPGGDEAYQHIESYSEVFSKMCNLRLLIIDNVHILKGLNHLSNKLRLLDWHGYSSKCLPSRFQSKELVELKLQFSKIEYLWRGVKYLDKLKLINLGHSLNLIRTPDFTGVPRLEKLCLSGCINLVEIHPSIGQLSKLTVLNLEFCRSLINLPSSMDGLRSLEKLILLGCSKLSNLPENLGKIKCLKELDLTGTAIREVPSSIDMSWM, from the exons ATGAGCACTCAAGGACCGTCAACGTCATCAGCGTCTTCTCCTTTTTCAACCCCTCGATGGAAATTCGATGTCTTTCTCACTTTTAGAGGCGAGGACACCCGCAATAGTTTCGCAAGCCTTCTATATACTGCTTTGAAACAGAAGGGCGTTTTGGCCtttattgatgaaaaaatgGAGAGAGGAAAACATATTTTACGAGAGATCTTCGAAGCAATAGAAGGATCGAGGTTTACGATTGTCATTTTCTCAAGAAATTATGTATCTTCGGCATACCACTTGGAAGAGCTTGTCCACATCGTCGGATGCAGAGAAAAGACGGGAATGAGAGTTCTGCCGGTTTTTTATAACGTTAATCCATCTGATGTGCGGAGGCAAAGTGGAATTTTTGCAGAAGCTTTTACTAAGCACGAAGAACGGTTTAAGGGGGACATGGAGAAGGTTCAAATGTGGAGAGCTGCTTTGACAGAAGTGGCGAATCTGTCTGGTTGGCATCTACAAGATGG GAATTTGTCAGAATCAATCAAAAGCATTGTAGAAATCATATCACAACATCTGCGTTCAAGTTTCACAAGCATTACTCGTAACTTCATTGGAATAGATTCTTCAATGGAAGAATTGTTCACTTTCTATTCAAATTTTAAGGACAATGTTTGCATGATTGGGATTTGTGGTATAGGGGGATCTGGAAAGACAACTCTTGCTAGAGTTTTCTATGAAAATTTTCACAGGTATTTTGGAGGTTCTTCTTTCATTGCTAATGTTAGGGAATATTCAGAAAAATTTGATTTGCTTCAATTACAGCAGCTGCTTCTGGCAGATATTTTGGAGGAAAAAGATGCAGATATAAGGAATGTTTATCACGGAGTTAACATGATCAAGAAAAGGCTATGTCAAAAAAAAGTTCTAATTGTTCTGGATGATGTTAACAAATTGGACCAACTAGAAAATTTAGCTGGAGAGCATGGTTGGTTTGGATTGGGGAGTTTGATCATCATAACAACTAGAGATAAACATTTGTTGGACCATCATGGAgtgcataaaatatataagcCTAATCCATTAAACAATGATGATgctttaaaacttttttgtttgaaagccTTCAAAAAAGAGCAACCCGATGAAGGTTATATGCAACTATCCCAGGATGTTGTTTGCTATGCTAATGGGTATCCATTAGCTCTAATAACTTTCGGTTCCTTTTTGCTTGGAAGAACGATGGATACATGGAAAAGTGCATTagacatatttaaaaaatttcctaaaaaggaaatatttgaCACACTTAAAGTAAGTTATGATGGCCTGGAGGATATGTGGAAGGAAATATTTCTAGATGTTGCATGTTTCTTTAGAGGAAAGATGAAAGATCAAGTAATAGAGATATTAGAGACCTGTGGTTTTGACGCAAAAATCGGAATACAAGTACTCATGGATAAATCTCTCCTAACCATAGAAAACGACACATTGCAGATGCATGATCTACTACAAGAAATGGATAAGGAAATTGTACGTCGAGAATCACGTGAAGAGCCTGGGAAGCGCAGTAGGTTGTGGCTTCATAAGGATTTGTTTCATGTATTGATGAACAAAACG GCATCAAAAACAATTCAAGCCATAGTCCTAGACAAACCTGGAGGGGATGAGGCATATCAGCACATTGAATCCTATTCTGAAGTTTTTTCAAAGATGTGTAATCTTAGATTGCTTATAATTGATAATGTGCACATCCTAAAAGGCCTCAATCATCTTTCTAACAAATTAAGACTTCTTGATTGGCATGGGTATTCTTCAAAATGTTTGCCTTCCAGATTCCAATCAAAAGAGCTTGTTGAACTTAAACTGCAGTTTAGCAAAATTGAATATCTTTGGAGAGGTGTAAAG TATTTAGACAAGTTAAAACTCATCAATCTTGGACATTCCTTAAACCTTATTAGGACACCCGACTTCACAGGGGTTCCAAGACTTGAGAAACTATGTCTTAGCGGATGCATAAATTTGGTTGAGATCCACCCATCCATTGGACAACTCAGTAAGCTTACTGTTTTAAATTTGGAATTCTGCCGATCTCTTATCAACCTTCCGAGCAGCATGGATGGTTTAAGGTCTCTTGAAAAACTCATTCTTTTGGGATGCTCAAAACTTTCCAACCTGCCAGAAAACTTGGGGAAAATCAAATGCTTGAAGGAACTTGATTTAACTGGAACCGCTATTCGAGAAGTTCCCTCTTCCATTGATATGTCGTGGATGTGA
- the LOC115981200 gene encoding uncharacterized protein LOC115981200 encodes MALTCMLDAVATLGQFLGFLVGNSASMSLTVSHLLFANYTLIFYDVDSRNLAALCEILDKFEEVSRLKINFLRSKLVPISNMLNMEEVVEILGCKQSSLPLKYLGLLLGATYKDETIWNPILEMMERRVAKWKRLYLSKRGKVTLIKSTLSSLPTYFLSLLLVPVKVANCREKIQRDFLWSRTDAPKVPLVNWSKVCKLVQNGSLGIRHPRRFNFAFLGKWLWRYGTKREMPFGGG; translated from the coding sequence ATGGCCTTGACTTGTATGTTGGATGCAGTTGCTACTTTGGGACAGTTTTTGGGCTTCTTAGTAGGTAATTCAGCTAGTATGTCGCTAACAGTGTCTCATCTCTTATTTGCAAATTatacacttattttttatgatgttgATTCCCGTAATTTAGCTGCTTTGTGTGAAATTCTTGACAAATTTGAAGAGGTTTCAAggttaaaaattaatttcttgagATCAAAATTGGTTCCAATTAGTAACATGCTTAATATGGAGGAAGTAGTGGAAATTTTGGGTTGTAAGCAGTCTTCACTTCCTTTGAAATACTTGGGCCTTCTATTGGGTGCTACTTATAAAGATGAGACAATTTGGAACCCTATTTTGGAGATGATGGAGAGGCGTGTGGCTAAATGGAAGAGGTTGTATTTATCTAAAAGGGGTAAAGTAACTCTCATTAAGAGTACTCTATCTAGTTTGCCTACTTATTTCCTATCTCTCCTTCTTGTTCCAGTAAAAGTGGCTAACTGTAGGGAGAAAATACAAAGAGACTTTCTTTGGAGTCGTACTGATGCTCCTAAGGTACCTCTAGTGAATTGGTCTAAGGTTTGTAAGCTGGTGCAGAATGGCAGTTTAGGGATTAGGCATCCAAGAAGATTTAATTTTGCTTTTCTAGGCAAATGGTTGTGGAGATATGGAACGAAGAGAGAGATGCCGTTTGGAGGAGGGTAA